A section of the Mesorhizobium loti genome encodes:
- a CDS encoding alpha-ketoacid dehydrogenase subunit beta — protein sequence MDAMVRELSYAQAIQEAMAIAMDMDERVFLMGEDIGVYGGAFQVTGDLVDRYGADRVMDTPISELGGAGVAVGAAVTGMRPIFEFQFSDFATLAMEQIVNQAAKMRFMLGGEVSVPVVMRFPAGSGTGAAAQHSQSLEAWLGHVPGLKVIQPATPYDAKGMLLAAVADPDPVMIFEHKLLYKVKGPVPEGYYTVPIGKADIRREGRDLTIVATSIMVQKALDAAATLEAEGIDVEVVDLRTIRPMDKQTVIDSVKKTSRLMCVYEAVKTLGIGAEVSAMIAESEAFDYLDAPIVRLGGAETPIPYNPELEKATVPQVPDIITAARDLVKGVR from the coding sequence ATGGACGCGATGGTGCGTGAACTGAGCTACGCCCAGGCGATCCAGGAAGCCATGGCGATCGCCATGGACATGGACGAGCGCGTCTTCCTGATGGGTGAGGATATCGGCGTCTATGGCGGCGCCTTCCAGGTGACCGGCGACCTGGTCGACCGTTACGGCGCCGACCGGGTGATGGACACGCCGATCTCGGAGCTGGGCGGCGCGGGCGTCGCCGTTGGCGCCGCCGTCACCGGCATGCGGCCGATCTTCGAATTCCAGTTCTCCGATTTCGCCACGCTGGCCATGGAGCAGATCGTCAACCAGGCGGCCAAGATGCGCTTCATGCTGGGCGGCGAGGTTTCCGTTCCCGTGGTGATGCGCTTTCCGGCCGGCTCCGGCACGGGTGCCGCCGCGCAGCACAGCCAGAGCCTGGAGGCCTGGCTCGGCCATGTGCCGGGCCTGAAGGTCATTCAGCCGGCGACGCCTTATGATGCCAAGGGCATGCTTTTGGCCGCCGTCGCCGACCCCGATCCGGTGATGATCTTCGAGCACAAGCTGCTCTACAAGGTGAAGGGCCCGGTGCCGGAAGGTTACTACACGGTGCCGATCGGCAAGGCCGACATCCGCCGCGAAGGCCGGGATCTCACCATCGTCGCCACCTCGATCATGGTGCAGAAGGCACTCGACGCCGCCGCCACGCTGGAAGCCGAGGGCATCGACGTCGAAGTCGTCGATCTCCGGACCATCCGGCCTATGGACAAGCAGACCGTCATCGACAGCGTCAAGAAGACGTCGCGGCTGATGTGCGTCTACGAAGCGGTCAAGACATTGGGCATCGGCGCCGAAGTAAGCGCCATGATCGCCGAGAGCGAGGCGTTCGACTATCTCGACGCACCGATCGTGCGGCTGGGCGGCGCCGAGACGCCGATCCCCTACAATCCGGAGCTCGAAAAGGCCACCGTGCCGCAGGTTCCCGACATCATCACCGCCGCGCGCGACCTCGTGAAAGGGGTTCGCTGA